In the Chloroflexota bacterium genome, GACGATGATCCGGCGACGGTGCTGGCGTGCGTCATGCACTGGGGCCGGATGGTCGGGCTGCGCGCCGGGCCGAAGCTCGACTGATTCGGAGCTGTCATGCCTCACCCGGCCAAGAACCAGGATCTCCATGGAAACGTCCCGGACGCGTCGCCTGTCGCACTGCTCATCGTCGACATGATCAACGACCTGGAGTTCCCGGGCGGCGACCGCCTGGCTGAGCAGATCCTGCCGGTTGCCCGGGCGATACGCGCATTGCGGGCTCGGACCAGGGCGCTCGGCATCCCGGCTGTCTACGTCAACGACAACTTCGGCCGCTGGCAGTCCGACCGATCCGCGGTGGTCGAGCATGTCCTTGGAGCCGACGTGCTCGGGCGGCCGGTCGCGGAGCTGCTGGCCCCCGAGGAGGACGACTACTTCGTGCTCAAACCGAAGCACTCGGGGTTCTACTCGACGACGCTCGACACGCTGCTGGCCTACCTGAGAGCCTCGGCGCTGATCGTGACGGGCGTCGCCGGCAACTCGTGTGTGCTGTTCACGGCGAACGACGCATTCATGCGGGACTACCACCTGTATGTGCCGTCAGACTGCACCGCGTCCATCGACCCCGAGGATAACCGCTACGCCTTGAAGCAGATGCGGAGCGTGCTGGGCGCCGACACGACTGCCTCGATGGACCTGGACCTGGAGTCGCTGCGGGCCGGAAGGTTCGCATAGCAGGCGCTCGTCACTCCCGCGGCAGTTCAGCCGCACCTCACGCCCCCCTCCCACGGGTTCATGGTCGGACAGTTTCACCTGCGTGACCGGTGGCGGCTTTACCGGACTTCCCTGTCGTCCTTCGCTGCGCTCAGGATGACAACTGGAACTCGCATGATTTCACCTCATCATTCCCACGCCCCACGCCCCACGCCCCACGCCCCACGCCCCACGCCCCACGCCCCACGCCCCACGCCCCACGCCCCACGCCCCACGCCCCACGCCCCACGCTCACGTCCCGCTCGGCACGTCCGGCAGCGAGCTGAGCCCCTCGTGCGTGTCCTCGCGCTCCTTCTTGCGCGTGGCCGCGAACTGCGCTCCGATGGCCGCCTCCTCCAGCGTGAAGCTGAAGCGCAGCCCGTTCTCCAGCTCCAGCTCGCCGCCCAGCGTCCGGGCGTCGTCGAAGATCTGGTTGTCGGGCGTGCCGGCCGGCACGACGACCATCAGCTTGCCGCCGCGCACATCGATGTCAACGGCTTCGTCGCCCTCGACAAGCTGCTCGGCTGCCGTGTTCTCGGCGCTGACGCCCTCGCCAACGAACGCCATCTGCACATTGCGTCGCTTCATCGGTGCCCTCCCGCCGCGCACCGGTCTGGCTGCGCGGCTCTGAGATCGGTCGCTACGGCATCTTCGAAGCGCAAGGCGCGTGCCGTTTGCGGCTCGCAGCACCGTGCAGCGTTGAGACCGCGCGCAGGTGCTGAAGCGTT is a window encoding:
- a CDS encoding cysteine hydrolase — encoded protein: MPHPAKNQDLHGNVPDASPVALLIVDMINDLEFPGGDRLAEQILPVARAIRALRARTRALGIPAVYVNDNFGRWQSDRSAVVEHVLGADVLGRPVAELLAPEEDDYFVLKPKHSGFYSTTLDTLLAYLRASALIVTGVAGNSCVLFTANDAFMRDYHLYVPSDCTASIDPEDNRYALKQMRSVLGADTTASMDLDLESLRAGRFA